ttgcagattgtctctaattCGAGGGATACTCCAAGAGGTGAAGTAACACATAAAGAGTTCccagaggtgtaggaatcaatcctagcatctccactaccgaactaacaataaaagaatgtgATGTTCCTATATCAAAcggtactctagcaaggtagtcaaaaatagataaagtACCTTCCACCCCTGTGTCACGCTAACCCACTACAAACaccctagcttggcccgctggtaaCTATCTCTACTGATGTTCATGTCTATCTTGCGGAGGCCGGGTGCAGTCTCTAGCCATATGTCTCACTTGCCCACACTTAAAGCAACATGCTCTCTTTGATTTCGAACAAGTTGTGGCGTAGTGCCCCATTTCATTGCAAAAGAAACACCTTACATAAACTAACTGTCTAACAGGTGCAGTCCTAGTAGATGACGATGCTGCCTTAGCCGGACTCTGGTAATGGGGTCTCGGCCTTTTCCAAGATCCACCTCTTGGTCCTGAGGACCCGTTGCCGGAACtgattgccttgccttttccTCTAGTATATCTATTTTCCACATCTCCTCCGCGAGTCGTATTCGCATGTTCCAAATTCAGGGCACTCTCATACATCAACTCATTGATAGACAAACAAAGTGCTGATATGATGGTCATGTACTCTTGCTTAAGTCCCCGTAGAAATTTTTGGGCTAAGGAGGTTGCACCCATTGGTCTAACAAACCGATAGAACTGTGCAAAACAGGCCTCATACTCCATGGCAGTCATATTCCCCTATACTAGCTCAAGGAACTCAAGTTCTAAATCCTCTTACACTGTAGTTGGAAAGTACTTTTCTCAAAAGAGTGTCGTGAAACCATTCCAGGTCAaggtagacacatccacagtccgcctcgtgctcttccaccaatccatAGCATCATCTTTTAAGaagaatgtggctatcatcctcttctctatCTCAGAGCACACCATCATCTCAAAGTAGATTTCCATACTCTCAATCCAGTGATctgctaccatatgatccaggccCCCATGAAATGATGGCGATGACAGACTACTAatgtccttgatcagctttagCACACGACCATCGTCTCTAATGACTCTTGCGGGGTCAACCTGTTCTTCTTGTGGCGCCACCTTTTCATAGAGATTATCCACATTGTGGACTCAGCCTCCAGCCCTAGCTCGGCCttggcctctcgcccgtcctcggccttGTGCACGACCCTTCTCCAAGTTCATCaatttgaaacatttaaacacttagtcaatacatgtgaagtcttgaATCCGAATAAAATAGATTCAACATATATTAACTTAAGATATTCCGAAAGAAGGTGAAGCATCGAAGTATTGTCACAATACTTACTAGATGACCAAATCTTAAGGTGTGGTTCCTAACACTCTTGCGTACCCagtgacatatcaataccgaaaagcatgtgatgggggtcCGCTGCAGTCGGGCcatcgctcctggatgatattgatatatCACCAAATACACAACctatgctctgataccaactgtcacgaccccgaaaaatcgggttattacattcaatcacaACTATCATAATACACAAACCCTTACCTAAATCGAGCCTTGGAACAACCGGAGCGTTGCAGGAGGAGCAGCTTGGTCGGCGGCGATTCTACAGAATTTCGGGTTGTCGGTTGAGCTCCGATGCGGCGTGGGGCGGCGTGTTGAGCTCGAGGGTTGTAGCGGAGGGCCGTGTGAAGCTTCTGGGGCCGGTGGTGAGGGACACAAACGTCCGGTTGGTGAGATCGCCGACGATGAGTTttctgagggagagagagagagaggtcggagagagagagagaggtcggagagagagagagagagagagaagagagagagaaagagcgGGAGGCGGGTAgggggtttccgaaaatggaaaccctaattcttAAAATTCCATTTTTATATCCTCTTCCAAAATcgaaaactaacttccgtcgttaataactttcacgtacgacgtccgattagaatgcgtgacatgtccacgaactcgtatcgacgagctctacaacttttgtgaagaaagttttcagaaacaagcgacggagtaaaagtcgattcttgcgttgcggaaacgtaatgttttttcaatttaaatttccgaagGCGGTTCCGTTTCGATTTGACATAGTCATGAAGCGGCAAATACACGATTTAATGACTTTAACAAGTTTTAAAAATATCACTGATTCCTTACAAATTGaccccgaaaaatcgggttattacaacaaCTATTGCCAAAGTGCTGTTTGATCGAATCTCTCATGAATTTGATTTCAGCAGTTTTATTTCTGATATTAGAAGCAATGCAGAAACGAGTGGTCTGGTTCAGTTACAAAAGAAGCTTATTTCTAGAGTGTTCGGGAGAGAGATTGACGTAGGGGATGTTCATGAAGGAGACACGAAGATAAAGAGTTTTTTAAGTCGCAAAAAggttcttcttgttcttgatgATGTCAATCATTCAGACCAGTTGGGCTACTTGGCTGGAAGGGAAGATTGGTTTGGTTCTGGAAGCATAATTATCATTACAACTAGAGATGCTCACCTGTTAATTGATCATGGAGTGGAGAGAAGGTCTGAGGTGCAGGGACTAAATACTAATGAAGCCCTCTAGCTTTTTTGCCAGAAAGCCTTTAAAAAAGATTATCCAGATCAAAGATATGGTGATTTGTCTTATCAAGTCTTGAATTATGCTAAAGGTCTGCCTGTAGCTCTTAAAGTCTTGGGATCTCTTTTATGCAGAAGAGATCCAAGTGTGTGGGAAAGTCAGTTGGCAAAATTGAGAAAAGTTTCTAATGCAGACATTTTCAAGAAACTGAAAATAAGTTATGATGATCTAGACGATAATGAGAAGCAAATCTTCCTAGACTTGGCATATTTATACGTAGGCGGGCTCGGGAAAGATATTGCAACAAAGTTACTTGACACTTGTGGCTTTCATGCAACTGTAGGAATACAGGTACTTGTGGACAGGTCTCTCTTAACTATTTCAAATGCAGGAACAGTAGAAATGCATGATTTGCTCCGAGAAATGGGCGTACAAATTGTTCGCCAAGAATCTGCTAAGGAGCCAGGCAAGCGCAGTAGGTTGCAACTTACAAAAGACGTTATTGACGTCCTCGGAAGAAATACAGTGAGAATCTTAGTGCAGCACTGATTTTAATTGCTACTGTATTTTATAACAGGGTCCAGAGGTTGATTATTCTTTATTTACGTGATTAGGGAACTGAAGCAGTGGAAGGCATCGCACTATATAATTCCATCGCCAAATTGCACTTGTCTCAATATTCCTTTTCAGTGATGAAAAATTTGAGGTTACTGATTCTTAAATGTGCTCCTGTGCACCTCTCCGACGGGCTCAAGTATCTTCCAAGTGAGTTACGGATTCTGGGGTGGTGGAATTGTCCTCTACAGTCTTTGACATCAATTACTCACCTAGATAAGCTACAACAACTTGAAATGTCCCGTAGCCAAATTGAATATCTGTGGGAGGGTAAAATGGTATTATATCACTATGTGTTGACGATTTATATTTTACTAACGTTTGAAGACTTGGACCATTTAGAGTCTTGAAGCACTCTATGTGAATAGAACTGCCTTGACTGCCTTCATGCAAGGGTcttcaaaatctcaaaaaaaatattgttttaTGGATGTAGAGGACCACCGATTTCTAAGTTGCTGCCTTCCTTTGCTGGTTTACGTTCTGTAACAATATTGGATCTCTCGTACTGCAATCTTTTGGAAGGAGCGATCCCCAATGATATGGCTGTCTAATAGGTAACCAATTTGTTAGCCTTCCTGAGAGCCTCAGTCAAGTTTGCAGCCTTCAATATCTGGATTTCAACCATTGCAAGAACCTACAAAGATTGCCACATCTTCCGTCTGGTGTACAAGTGGGAGCGAGTCATTGTGTTTCATTGGAGATTGTACCAGAACATCTGTCACATGCGTTTTTGctaaattgcatgaaattagTGAAGCAAGAGAGCATGGCATTCAGATCAATGAAGCGACACCTtcaggttctctctctctctctctcacagttgTTTGTTATTTACATCCTGTTTTACTATGATGCAGAACGAAGAAGCAAGGGACACtgttaaacaacgacaagcgtggcccgtggaccaactgtaccgatattgtcccaacttagccacctcacaggtgttgagttttaatcacaaaagacctcggtacaattggttattatccacccacttataagctttattttctttgtcacttcttagatgtgagatatctcctctccaacagACACATCATTTCGGTTCCTTATTCCTGGAAATGAAATTCCGGAGTGGTTCAATCACCAAACTGTGGCCCCTTTTATAAGTATCGATCTGCGTCCAGGTTGGTTAAATAAGGAGTTTATGGGATTTGCGTTCTGTGCTGTTTTTGCAGTACATGCAAAACGCCAGTTGCCACCAATGTTTACAGAGAATTATTGTCATGGCATTATTGACACTATGAAAGTCGATGGACAAGAGTCTGAGTTTATAGAGTATCGGTTTGATCACATACGAGCTCTGTCGGATCACCTTTGTTTTCGTACTACAGCAATGATTCCCCTTCAATGTCTTCATGCTTTGGTCATGTAGGGGCAACTGATCAGTTGAAAAGAttaatttttcatttcttgtcaagggccaaggcttggttgtGAAGAAATTTGGGGCTCGTTTAGTATATGAACAAGATGTCGCAGAGTTGAACCAAAGCAATGGTGACATTTCTGATGTGGCAGAGGTTAACGAAAGCGACACTGGCATTTTTTATGACGCTTTGAAAGTTCTTCCTTGTGATTCTGGGGAAGCAGCAGCTGTATCACATACCATTTCCAAGAGAGGACCTAGTAGTGGAGGTGCGTTTTCTTTTTATAAGGAACCTCAGCCTGATCTTCTGGAAACATTAAGGACTGGGAGGGTCCAGACCCCCCTCCCCTCTACATACCTAAGTGATCTAATTAAGCTTTATCCCAAGCGA
This genomic interval from Argentina anserina chromosome 1, drPotAnse1.1, whole genome shotgun sequence contains the following:
- the LOC126802212 gene encoding TMV resistance protein N-like gives rise to the protein MAVIFPYTSSRNSSSKSSYTVVGKYFSQKSVVKPFQVKVDTSTVRLVLFHQSIASSFKKNVAIILFSISEHTIISNSFISDIRSNAETSGLVQLQKKLISRVFGREIDVGDVHEGDTKIKSFLSRKKVLLVLDDVNHSDQLGYLAGREDWFGSGSIIIITTRDAHLLIDHGVERRRDPSVWESQLAKLRKVSNADIFKKLKISYDDLDDNEKQIFLDLAYLYVGGLGKDIATKLLDTCGFHATVGIQVLVDRSLLTISNAGTVEMHDLLREMGVQIVRQESAKEPGKRSRLQLTKDVIDVLGRNTGTEAVEGIALYNSIAKLHLSQYSFSVMKNLRLLILKCAPVHLSDGLKYLPIHAKRQLPPMFTENYCHGIIDTMKVDGQESEFIEYRFDHIRALSDHLCFRTTAMIPLQCLHALGQGLVVKKFGARLVYEQDVAELNQSNGDISDVAEVNESDTGIFYDALKVLPCDSGEAAAVSHTISKRGPSSGGAFSFYKEPQPDLLETLRTGRVQTPLPSTYLSDLIKLYPKRGVGGWTRIWQK